A segment of the Leptolyngbya sp. NIES-3755 genome:
AAAAACATTTGAATAAGTTTCGCTAATCTACCTTCTGGTGATTGAATGCTTCTGACTTCAGCTAGATAGGTTGCCTCTAAACTTCCCGGTAGATTAATCATGACCATTACGGGAAGTTTTTATTATGTCTAAAGTAGAAGATGCAATTGAAAAGGCTAAAGAAGCTCTGCCAAATGTTACCCCCACCCCACCTGGATTAAAGGCAGAATCCTCAGTCCATGATCTGAAGTCTCGCTTAGAGTGGGGCGAACCTGGATTAACGATTATTGATGTGCGCGATCGAGACACTTTCAATCACGGACACATCATGGGTGCGGTCTGTTTTCCGATGGATGAAGTGGTTGAACTGACCAAGAGCAACTACGAAGCGAATCGCGATATCTATGTTTACGGTGCAAGCGATCAAGAAACTTCCGAAGCTGCAAGACTGTTGCGCCAAGAAGGTTTCAAGAACATTGCTGAACTGAAAGGTGGACTGGAAGCTTGGAAAGAAGTTGCAGGTTCGACCGAAGGCATTGATGAAACTCGTGCAGAACCGGGTAAGAACGCTTACAACGTGGTCGATAACGTGAAAAACCACTTTGAACGCCAAGAAATTGACTTTGAAAAGCCATAGTCGATTCAGTTCGCTAAGCTAGAACATAAGAACTCCAGCTTCTAATTGAGGTTGGAGTTTTCTCATCTTTCAGTGATGTCCTATGTGTGGAAGATTTACCCAAACCCATTCTGCTGCTGAACTTGCCGCAATGTTTGATCTCAACGAAGTTCCAGATTGGCAACCGCGTTACAACATTGCACCCACTCAATCGATTCCCGCGATCGTTGAACCGCATCATCTCAAACTCTTGCGCTGGGGCTTAATTCCGTCTTGGTCAAAAGATCCCGCGATCGGGAATAAATTAATCAATGCCCGCGCCGAGACCGTCAGTGAAAAGCCTTCTTTCCGTGATGCGTTCAAACGTCGTCGCTGTCTAATCGTGGCAGATGGTTACTACGAATGGAAAAAACAAGGCAGCAAAAAACAACCGTTCTACTTTCAATTAGAAGATCACGAACCGTTTGCGTTTGCAGGACTTTGGGAGCGCTGGAATTCTCCGGATGGTGAACCTGTTGAAACCTGTACGATTATCACGACTGAGCCAAACGAACTCGCGGCAACCGTCCACGATCGAATGCCTGTCATCTTAAGCCAAGAAAATTACGATCGCTGGCTTGATCCCACGTTCAAAGACGCACAATCCTTACTGCATCCGTATACCAATCCAATGCAAGCCTATCCCGTTCCACTTTCAGTCAATAGTCCAACCCACGATGCTCCGGATTGTCTAGTCAACATTGGGGAAAACTGAATAGATGCCGATCAGGTTCGATCGGATACAATCGGCTGTAAGTGCTCGGAGGTGTAGATTATGCGTCGTCAGTCGTCTTGGATTCGGTATGGACTCGCTCGGTTGCGTCCTTTGGGTCGTCCCGTGTTCTGGGGACCGTTGATCGCGCTTTTATTCCTCGTATTATTTGCCTGGGAATTCTTCAGCCGTCCCGAACTCGCGACTTATCTCGGCATTCCGGATTCAAACGAAACACTCTCTGCGGAAGATCAAGCGATTGGAGCCGATATCGATTCGATCTCGCTGTTAATGAACGATATCCAAGTGACCTCTCGATCGCAAACTTCTCAAACCCCAGTGAGACCCACAACTCAAGCAAATCCCACTGCACCGACTCCAACGCCCACCAATCGTCTTTTTTCCACTCCGCCCGAATCTGTTACTCCTCCGCAATCGGCTCAAACTCCATCCGGTCAAGGCGTATTTGGAGCTTTTACAAACGCCTTGAGCACAAGACTCGGACTACCCAGCACTGTACAGGCGGATTCAACGATTCCCGCTCCCCTGCCTGCAAATCGACTACAAGAAGCGATCGACAAGTTAGCAACCGAAAATCGTCCAGTTGCTCAAGCCCCGATCGAAGGCACAATTCGGTTAGACAATCCGATCAACGCCGCACCAACGAATTCTTTTTCCGCATTAGTTGAAGGCGTACAACCGATCGCACCTGGAACGGCTCCAGTGATTTCTGCACCGTTACCCATTGCACCTCCGATTAATACTTCAGTTCCAACGATTGCACCACAACCAAATCAACCTTCAGATTTTGGAGTGATTCAACAGCCTGCACCCGTTGTGAATCAGCAACCGTTCACTGTTCCGAGACCAATTCCTGGAAGAGCGATCGGTGGCGGCAATTTCAACACATTCTCGAATCCTTAACTTTCGAGCATCTGTAAGTGATACAAACTCGCATAGAGTCCGCCCAAGTTCAGAAGTTCTTCATGCGTTCCGGATTCGACAAGCTGACCCCGTTTAAGCACAAGAATACGATCGACATTCCGAATTGTGGATAGTCGATGAGCAATAATAATCGCCGTTCGATCTTCCAACAATCGCTCTAACGCATCTTGGATCAACGCTTCAGTGCCGACATCTAAGCTAGCAGTCGCTTCATCCAGAACCAGAATTCTTGGATCGCGAATGGCAGCACGAGCGAATGCAAGTAACTGTTTTTGTCCACCCGATAAATTAGTTCCGCGCTCTCGCAGCATGGTGTCGTAACCTTGAGGCAATCGTTCGATAAAGCGATCGACATTCGTTTGCTCAGCCGCCGATCGAACTTGCTCAAAGCTATACGATTCACCCAAAGTAATGTTGCTTTTCACATCGCCAGCAAACAGAAAGCCATCTTGCAAAATGATCGCCATTCGTCTGCGTAATTCTGCCTGCGGTAAGTCTCGAATATCTACGCCATCAAGCAAAATTCTGCCTTTCGTCGGATCGTACAATCGACTCAGCAAGCGAATAATCGAGCTTTTCCCTGCTCCGGTCGGTCCAACTAACGCAACTTGTTCACCGGGACGAATCGTAAAGTCGAGATTTTGCAAAACGTATTCATCAGCCTTGTAAGCAAACGAGACATTCTCAAATCGAATTTCGCCTGCTTTGGAGGAAGGAGGAATGTGACCGTCTGTGCGATCGCGAATCTCGATCGGTTCATTCAAAATCTCGCTCACCCGTTCCACTGCGGTGAATCCAGCCTGAATTGCGGTGAATTTTTCGGCAAACTGACGCAGCGGATCAAATAAACGCTGAGCATAAAGAATAAACGTCG
Coding sequences within it:
- a CDS encoding rhodanese domain-containing protein (similar to AA sequence:cyanobase_aa:LBDG_24210), which encodes MSKVEDAIEKAKEALPNVTPTPPGLKAESSVHDLKSRLEWGEPGLTIIDVRDRDTFNHGHIMGAVCFPMDEVVELTKSNYEANRDIYVYGASDQETSEAARLLRQEGFKNIAELKGGLEAWKEVAGSTEGIDETRAEPGKNAYNVVDNVKNHFERQEIDFEKP
- a CDS encoding hypothetical protein (protein of unknown function DUF159;~similar to AA sequence:cyanobase_aa:LBDG_24200), with product MCGRFTQTHSAAELAAMFDLNEVPDWQPRYNIAPTQSIPAIVEPHHLKLLRWGLIPSWSKDPAIGNKLINARAETVSEKPSFRDAFKRRRCLIVADGYYEWKKQGSKKQPFYFQLEDHEPFAFAGLWERWNSPDGEPVETCTIITTEPNELAATVHDRMPVILSQENYDRWLDPTFKDAQSLLHPYTNPMQAYPVPLSVNSPTHDAPDCLVNIGEN
- a CDS encoding hypothetical protein (hypothetical protein LYNGBM3L_37950;~similar to AA sequence:cyanobase_aa:LBDG_46790) is translated as MRRQSSWIRYGLARLRPLGRPVFWGPLIALLFLVLFAWEFFSRPELATYLGIPDSNETLSAEDQAIGADIDSISLLMNDIQVTSRSQTSQTPVRPTTQANPTAPTPTPTNRLFSTPPESVTPPQSAQTPSGQGVFGAFTNALSTRLGLPSTVQADSTIPAPLPANRLQEAIDKLATENRPVAQAPIEGTIRLDNPINAAPTNSFSALVEGVQPIAPGTAPVISAPLPIAPPINTSVPTIAPQPNQPSDFGVIQQPAPVVNQQPFTVPRPIPGRAIGGGNFNTFSNP
- a CDS encoding ABC transporter related (similar to AA sequence:cyanobase_aa:LBDG_32060) codes for the protein MISSRRPKETDWRLFLRLAPYARRNVRLLLLSMVFLVPSAIASTVQPILIGKAVSLLKQEPSAADFPFGFLRGLSLSEGLNTLTLLLLTTVVLRLVFDASQGFLVQNVGQRITANIRNDLFDHVTSLAVRFFDRTPVGKLITRLTSDVEALGEVFSTGAIGVVGDLFTMLVITVTMFLIQWQLALLLILMLVPVTGLIVYFQQQYRKANYRAREELSELNSMLQENITGIGVVQLFRREKFNSDLYRQVNNRYIEEVDRTIFHDSAVSATLEWVSLVAISGVLGVGGWLVTGGNLNFGVLSTFILYAQRLFDPLRQFAEKFTAIQAGFTAVERVSEILNEPIEIRDRTDGHIPPSSKAGEIRFENVSFAYKADEYVLQNLDFTIRPGEQVALVGPTGAGKSSIIRLLSRLYDPTKGRILLDGVDIRDLPQAELRRRMAIILQDGFLFAGDVKSNITLGESYSFEQVRSAAEQTNVDRFIERLPQGYDTMLRERGTNLSGGQKQLLAFARAAIRDPRILVLDEATASLDVGTEALIQDALERLLEDRTAIIIAHRLSTIRNVDRILVLKRGQLVESGTHEELLNLGGLYASLYHLQMLES